The segment AACCAAAAAACCAAATAACGCGAAATTCTTTTTCATTGTTTGCTCCTTGAAGAAAGCAATGGAACTGTTCCATAAAATTTTAAGCCGAGACGGGGAATCGAACCCCGGACCTCCTCATTACCATTGAGGTGCTCTGCCAACTGAGCTATCTCGGCAAAAATTTGCACCGGCAAATTTTCCCTCTATTTTCCAATCTCAAAATCAACCTTGTTTCAACTTACTTGTATAAGCCTTCAAGGGGCTTGAATGCACCGTAACGCACTTCACAGTTATGCCGTTGAATGGGATAGTCCACAAAGCGTGTCACACCCGCCGCATCCAGACAACTTGCGAGAGGATCTTTAAGGACAATTGTTTCGCCGGCATGAAGAAATTTATCGGGATCGCGCCCATTGTTGAGCGACATCCATTCCTGCCTTTCCATTTCCGACTTTTGCCACAGTTTCCAAAGGGTGCCTCCTTTTTGAACTGTGTATGAAACCAGAATAGGTTTCAGCACTCCCCTATCCGGCGGCTCACAACCTATGCATATATCCATAACATTCTCCTTTTAAAATCGTTCGCTACCACTCACACGCAAATTACCTGAGCGGGGGACGGGAATCGAACCCGCATATCGGACTTGGAAGGACCGCGTTCTACCACTGAACTACCCCCGCTTATTTTCAAACCATTTATCCAGCCAATTATCAAACGATGTAATTTGCGGCCGCCTTTGCCGCCAAGCCGTACAT is part of the Deltaproteobacteria bacterium genome and harbors:
- a CDS encoding LysM peptidoglycan-binding domain-containing protein, with protein sequence MDICIGCEPPDRGVLKPILVSYTVQKGGTLWKLWQKSEMERQEWMSLNNGRDPDKFLHAGETIVLKDPLASCLDAAGVTRFVDYPIQRHNCEVRYGAFKPLEGLYK